In Lachnospiraceae bacterium, one DNA window encodes the following:
- the atpG gene encoding ATP synthase F1 subunit gamma gives MAANMKAVKLRMKSIQSTMQITKAMELVASSKLRKAKERADASRPYFHTLENTLEQIAAGNTDLSSVYTKKSKNEKWCYVVIAGDRGLAGGYNSNLFKEMESQTAGKDYCVLPIGKKAVEYYKRRGIELVTEEFAEAGDISVSDCFEIAALLCRAFKAGEFGHAALGYTNFVSMLSQKPDVSSMLPLEDLSGEEKDMKQIHSLILYEPDSETVFDAIVPEYLAGMVYGAMCESVASELAARRTAMDAASKNAGEMIEQLSLYYNRARQASITQEITEIVAGAEEP, from the coding sequence ATGGCTGCAAATATGAAAGCCGTGAAGCTCCGTATGAAGAGCATACAGAGCACCATGCAGATCACCAAAGCAATGGAACTGGTGGCATCCTCCAAGCTGCGTAAGGCAAAGGAACGGGCAGATGCAAGCCGGCCTTATTTCCACACTCTGGAAAACACACTGGAACAGATCGCTGCAGGCAACACAGATCTTTCTTCTGTATATACAAAGAAGAGCAAAAACGAAAAATGGTGCTATGTAGTGATCGCCGGTGACAGAGGACTGGCAGGTGGATACAATTCCAACCTGTTCAAGGAAATGGAGAGCCAGACTGCCGGGAAAGACTACTGTGTACTTCCTATCGGAAAGAAAGCAGTGGAATATTACAAACGCAGGGGCATAGAACTGGTAACTGAAGAATTCGCAGAAGCAGGAGATATTTCTGTATCCGACTGCTTTGAAATCGCAGCTTTATTGTGCAGGGCTTTTAAGGCCGGGGAATTTGGCCATGCAGCTCTGGGCTATACCAACTTTGTCTCTATGCTTTCCCAGAAGCCGGATGTATCATCCATGCTTCCGTTAGAAGACCTTTCAGGGGAAGAAAAGGATATGAAACAGATCCATTCCCTGATCTTATATGAGCCGGACAGCGAAACGGTGTTTGACGCCATCGTGCCGGAGTATCTGGCTGGTATGGTATATGGTGCCATGTGTGAGTCTGTTGCCAGTGAGCTGGCAGCGAGAAGGACTGCCATGGATGCTGCATCCAAGAATGCAGGAGAGATGATCGAACAGCTCAGCCTGTATTACAACCGTGCCCGTCAGGCCAGCATAACCCAGGAGATCACTGAGATCGTAGCTGGTGCAGAGGAGCCTTAA
- the atpA gene encoding F0F1 ATP synthase subunit alpha, whose protein sequence is MQLKPEEISKVIRSQIKYYQNAIEQSETGTVLIVGDGIARVSGLTNCMSGELLEFEDGTFGMAQNLEENSVSVVLFGSDQGISEGQTVKRTGKVVSVPVGEAMIGRVVNAIGQPIDGAGPIETTEYRPVESPAPGICDRQPVKEPLQTGIKAIDSMIPIGRGQRELIIGDRQTGKTTIATDTILNQKGKDVICIYVAIGQKRSTVASLVSELQAGGAMDYTIVVAATASETSPLQYIAPYSGCAMGEYFMNKGKHVLIIYDDLSKHAVAYRALSLLIRRPPGREAYPGDVFYLHSRLLERAAKLSDEKGGGSLTALPIIETQAGDVSAYIPTNVISITDGQIFLETELFHSGIMPAVNPGISVSRVGGNAQIKAMKKVAGTLKLVYSQYRELQSFAQFGSDLDADTKARLAQGARIVEVLKQGRSTPVPVEKQVAILYAVVKGVLTSVEVEDIQAYEEGLYTFLDSDAQGVAAMEGIRTTGKLEGETEEKLKAALADYTDRFLKTR, encoded by the coding sequence ATGCAATTAAAACCGGAAGAGATATCCAAAGTCATCCGAAGCCAGATCAAATATTACCAGAATGCTATTGAGCAGAGCGAAACAGGAACCGTTCTGATCGTAGGTGATGGTATTGCCAGAGTAAGCGGCCTGACCAACTGTATGTCAGGAGAGCTGCTGGAGTTTGAAGACGGCACCTTCGGAATGGCTCAGAACCTGGAAGAAAACAGCGTTTCCGTCGTTCTGTTCGGTTCTGATCAGGGGATCAGTGAAGGACAGACTGTTAAGCGTACAGGAAAGGTAGTAAGCGTACCTGTAGGCGAGGCAATGATCGGACGTGTTGTAAATGCCATCGGCCAGCCGATCGATGGCGCAGGCCCTATTGAGACAACTGAATACAGACCGGTGGAATCACCGGCACCCGGCATCTGTGACAGACAGCCGGTTAAGGAACCATTACAGACAGGTATCAAGGCGATCGACTCCATGATCCCTATCGGAAGAGGACAGCGAGAGCTGATCATCGGTGACCGACAGACTGGTAAGACTACTATTGCTACAGATACCATTTTAAACCAGAAGGGCAAAGACGTTATCTGTATCTATGTTGCCATCGGACAGAAACGTTCTACCGTTGCCAGCCTGGTATCTGAGCTGCAGGCAGGCGGCGCTATGGATTATACCATTGTTGTTGCTGCAACTGCATCTGAGACAAGCCCATTACAGTATATTGCACCTTATTCAGGCTGTGCAATGGGTGAATATTTTATGAACAAGGGAAAACACGTACTGATCATCTATGATGACTTAAGTAAGCATGCGGTTGCATACCGTGCACTTTCCCTTCTGATCCGCCGTCCACCGGGCCGTGAAGCTTATCCTGGTGACGTATTCTATCTGCACTCCCGTTTACTGGAGCGTGCAGCAAAGCTTTCTGATGAAAAGGGAGGCGGTTCTCTTACAGCCCTTCCGATCATCGAGACACAGGCAGGTGACGTATCTGCATACATCCCTACCAACGTTATTTCCATTACTGACGGACAGATCTTCCTGGAGACAGAGCTGTTCCACTCCGGTATCATGCCTGCTGTAAACCCTGGTATCTCCGTATCCCGAGTTGGTGGTAATGCACAGATCAAGGCAATGAAGAAGGTTGCCGGAACCTTGAAACTGGTATACTCCCAGTACAGAGAGCTGCAGAGCTTCGCACAGTTCGGTTCTGACCTGGATGCAGACACTAAGGCACGTCTGGCACAGGGCGCACGTATCGTGGAAGTTTTAAAACAGGGAAGAAGCACACCTGTACCTGTAGAGAAGCAGGTAGCGATCCTGTATGCGGTAGTAAAGGGTGTCCTGACCAGTGTTGAAGTAGAAGATATCCAGGCGTACGAAGAAGGCCTTTATACATTCCTTGACAGTGATGCACAGGGCGTGGCTGCTATGGAAGGTATCCGTACTACCGGAAAACTGGAAGGCGAAACAGAAGAGAAGTTAAAAGCTGCTCTTGCTGACTATACCGACCGGTTTTTAAAGACCAGATAA
- the atpH gene encoding ATP synthase F1 subunit delta encodes MTKTAKIYGDSLYDLAAEEKLTEEILPQMEQIMALFKENPDYLTLLSEPSIPKTERVGLLDKAFEGQLSLYLLNYLKLLCESGMLREYRDSCRQFKARYNEDHNIAEAVVTTAVALTEAQAQALKERLEKISGKTVLLTQKTDSTILGGIRVELEGKQLDGTVQERLSRLKKKITE; translated from the coding sequence ATGACCAAGACCGCAAAGATCTATGGGGACAGTCTCTATGACCTTGCCGCAGAAGAAAAGCTGACAGAGGAGATACTTCCACAGATGGAGCAGATAATGGCTCTTTTCAAAGAGAACCCAGATTATCTGACTCTTCTTTCTGAGCCATCCATTCCCAAAACAGAACGTGTAGGGCTGTTGGACAAGGCTTTTGAAGGACAGCTTTCCCTGTATCTGTTAAACTACTTAAAACTGTTATGCGAAAGCGGCATGCTGCGGGAATACCGTGACAGCTGCAGACAGTTTAAGGCACGCTACAACGAGGATCACAACATTGCGGAAGCAGTGGTCACTACTGCAGTAGCCCTTACAGAAGCACAGGCACAGGCATTAAAAGAAAGACTGGAAAAAATCAGCGGCAAGACCGTCCTTCTTACACAGAAAACGGACAGCACCATACTTGGCGGTATCCGCGTGGAGTTAGAAGGAAAGCAGCTTGACGGCACTGTTCAGGAACGTCTGTCAAGGCTTAAAAAGAAAATTACGGAGTAA
- the atpF gene encoding F0F1 ATP synthase subunit B has product MRETQELVTIIPWTFIAQICNLFIQCWLIKKFLFKPVCAIIEKRRALADSQIQDAKKAKEEAAAMKADYEAEMAKAKETANSILQNAQKDAAARSEAMIQEAQTQAAGIKAKAEADIAQEKKKAVNDIKNEIGGIAMDIAGKVIEREISEEDHKKLIDEFIENVGEAS; this is encoded by the coding sequence ATGCGGGAAACACAGGAATTAGTAACGATCATACCGTGGACTTTCATTGCCCAGATCTGCAACCTGTTCATCCAGTGCTGGCTGATCAAGAAATTCTTGTTCAAGCCGGTATGCGCGATCATCGAGAAGAGAAGAGCATTGGCTGATTCTCAGATCCAGGATGCGAAAAAGGCAAAGGAAGAAGCGGCTGCCATGAAGGCTGATTATGAAGCTGAAATGGCAAAAGCAAAAGAAACTGCAAATTCCATTCTCCAGAATGCCCAGAAGGACGCTGCAGCACGCAGTGAGGCCATGATCCAGGAAGCCCAGACACAGGCAGCAGGGATCAAGGCGAAGGCTGAGGCTGATATCGCCCAGGAGAAGAAGAAGGCAGTCAATGACATTAAAAATGAGATCGGCGGCATTGCCATGGACATTGCCGGCAAGGTGATCGAGCGCGAGATCTCAGAAGAAGACCATAAGAAGCTGATCGACGAGTTTATTGAGAATGTAGGTGAGGCATCATGA
- the atpE gene encoding ATP synthase F0 subunit C, which translates to MTDFQLLAKGIALAGCAIGAGAALIAGIGPGIGEGNAVSKALEAIGRQPECKGDVTSTMLLGCAIAETTGIYGFVTGLLLIFVAPGTFMNYLS; encoded by the coding sequence ATGACAGATTTTCAGTTATTAGCAAAAGGTATTGCTTTAGCAGGTTGTGCTATCGGCGCTGGTGCTGCTCTGATCGCAGGTATCGGACCTGGTATTGGTGAAGGTAACGCAGTTTCAAAGGCACTGGAAGCGATCGGACGCCAGCCAGAGTGCAAGGGCGATGTAACCAGCACCATGTTACTTGGTTGTGCTATCGCAGAGACCACTGGTATTTACGGTTTCGTTACCGGTCTGCTTCTGATCTTCGTAGCACCTGGTACTTTCATGAACTACCTGTCCTAA
- a CDS encoding F0F1 ATP synthase subunit A: MNFNISGAAVYFRIPTGIPVLGDFLISETLVVSWIVMILITGLCIWFTRDLKVENISKRQAVAEMLVEQAQKFVRNNTGGTKFDNLIPFVAALFTTSVVSNLISLTGLRSPTADLSTEAAWAVVVFIMITSNKIKAGGILGYLKGFTTPIPVMTPFNVLSELATPVSMACRHFGNILSGVVINGLIYAALAVATSALLGWLPGALGQVLGSIPFLDVGIPAILSVYFDWFSGFMQAFIFSMLTIMYIANAAEG; encoded by the coding sequence ATGAATTTTAATATTTCAGGTGCTGCGGTTTATTTCAGGATCCCTACAGGCATACCTGTCCTTGGCGATTTCCTAATATCCGAAACACTGGTGGTCAGCTGGATCGTAATGATACTTATTACGGGACTGTGTATCTGGTTTACCAGGGACCTGAAGGTAGAGAATATATCCAAACGGCAGGCAGTGGCCGAGATGCTGGTAGAACAGGCACAGAAGTTTGTGAGAAATAATACCGGCGGAACAAAGTTTGATAACCTGATCCCATTTGTGGCAGCTTTGTTTACGACCAGTGTAGTTTCCAATCTTATCAGCCTTACCGGTCTGAGAAGCCCTACAGCTGATCTTTCCACAGAAGCAGCCTGGGCAGTGGTAGTGTTCATTATGATCACTTCCAATAAGATCAAGGCTGGCGGCATACTGGGATACTTAAAGGGCTTTACTACCCCAATCCCGGTCATGACACCATTTAATGTCCTGTCAGAACTGGCAACACCGGTAAGTATGGCGTGCCGTCATTTTGGAAATATTCTTTCTGGCGTTGTTATCAACGGGTTGATCTATGCAGCTTTGGCGGTAGCAACATCAGCGCTTCTTGGCTGGCTGCCAGGTGCGCTTGGGCAGGTCTTAGGAAGCATCCCATTCCTTGATGTGGGTATTCCGGCCATTCTGTCTGTCTACTTTGACTGGTTCTCCGGTTTCATGCAGGCATTCATTTTCAGTATGCTGACGATCATGTATATTGCAAATGCGGCAGAAGGTTAA
- a CDS encoding ATP synthase subunit I: MKIQPAVKKETGHIACWSGAGTILMIVAFAICHKLFPEAIPFDHKVIIGGIIGTAVAVGNFFIMGLTVQKIASGEQSDEQAYKSMKISYRYRSMAQLLWIVLAMVLPFVNAAAGIIPLFFPSLSIKLINILGIIKAKPNL; this comes from the coding sequence ATGAAGATCCAGCCGGCAGTAAAAAAAGAAACAGGACACATTGCATGCTGGAGTGGCGCAGGTACGATACTTATGATCGTCGCTTTTGCAATCTGTCATAAACTTTTTCCGGAGGCAATACCATTTGATCATAAGGTAATTATTGGCGGCATCATTGGGACAGCTGTTGCAGTAGGAAACTTTTTCATTATGGGACTTACGGTGCAGAAGATCGCATCCGGGGAGCAGAGTGATGAACAGGCCTACAAGAGTATGAAAATAAGTTACAGATACCGTTCCATGGCCCAGTTATTATGGATCGTTCTGGCAATGGTATTACCATTTGTTAATGCTGCGGCGGGCATTATACCGCTGTTTTTCCCAAGTTTGAGCATTAAGCTTATTAACATTCTGGGAATAATAAAAGCAAAGCCAAATCTATAA
- a CDS encoding AtpZ/AtpI family protein, whose protein sequence is MKDWQYILRNLSLLSQMGISLAAPLLLCLFLCSWLNSHFMIGGWIYIPGFIMGLGGSFMTAYKLYLVIMKEQKTTKKKNREHERSFNRHV, encoded by the coding sequence ATGAAAGACTGGCAGTATATTCTGAGGAATCTTTCACTGCTTAGCCAGATGGGAATCTCTCTGGCAGCTCCGCTGCTGTTGTGTCTTTTTTTATGCAGCTGGCTTAACAGCCATTTTATGATAGGGGGATGGATCTATATCCCCGGCTTTATCATGGGGCTTGGAGGCTCATTTATGACGGCATATAAATTATACCTGGTCATTATGAAAGAACAGAAAACGACGAAAAAGAAGAACAGGGAACATGAGAGATCCTTTAACAGACATGTATAA